A portion of the Paenibacillus hamazuiensis genome contains these proteins:
- a CDS encoding YugN family protein has protein sequence MIIENSGLKGIKSDLAHLDKATEKLGFVRWQWEYYRATYDLKIEDKTTSNDYFLRVNVRVESGKLESPYAILYVEDVYIGRATFPHGLDYASPIPDQVMKTAQHKLAELKKALTE, from the coding sequence GTGATTATTGAAAATAGCGGTTTAAAAGGAATCAAAAGCGACCTGGCCCATCTGGACAAAGCGACCGAAAAACTCGGCTTCGTCCGTTGGCAGTGGGAATATTACCGCGCTACTTACGACTTGAAAATTGAAGATAAAACGACTTCCAACGATTATTTTTTAAGAGTAAACGTTCGTGTCGAATCGGGAAAACTGGAGTCGCCGTACGCCATTCTCTATGTCGAAGACGTATACATCGGACGCGCTACGTTCCCGCACGGACTCGATTACGCATCTCCTATTCCGGATCAAGTCATGAAAACGGCGCAGCACAAGCTGGCTGAACTGAAAAAAGCGTTAACCGAATAA
- a CDS encoding helicase-associated domain-containing protein yields MNASDMLEQMPDSLRRAIEANEALSVWLKRGHTLEEIYTSPDLLEAVYHAMSRFERRVLEAIVKRIGSDPFTWSELEKCCAPALTGAQAKVGFVLLLRKGLVAGMLKSWGEHVYALPEDTMGLCQQLLLGPSESSGGALAQAAAPRPGIGHALFSLLVYIAKHEVTLTQKGMIHKKHLQKLGERLRLSDDGLGEAGFAYTFADQYAPSLALVLDAALRFGLIEAVDGRYSLCPDQVKRWIGLSAAEQNGRLYRWWKPVTSRGTVLFSHFIFALEQKKEREKLSLDEIKRWMVHRDIEKDEGKVADAWNEWMRVWVRPCVSLGFLEVTDEGEVYWPTKPIAGDDKHPGSVGRYGLPEFSDTGKPSAHNPTLYVQPDFEIVAPPAETYAVRWELECIGELQTDDHAAVYKLTKESIIYALEQGRTARDIIEFLTAEAMYGVPDNVRLALEEWGSEYGKVRLEQVTLLRCRDEATAGELETHPHSARFVLEKISPRDFLVSADNPDGLHKWLKDAGYLPAKTVKGPGQPERREEAANEGSGRSDAPRDSRGRQGLLLHSDPAAYFKPAPQLPDIRDLYPSFQDIPVMWWKDYRSYHPTTRKELVQKAIEWKTALQLRRENGDTLLIPRHIQETRGTWLLYGTVGGDGSDAPEGRELTLAPEQWDEMKLIVPGINDK; encoded by the coding sequence ATGAATGCAAGCGACATGCTGGAGCAGATGCCCGATTCGCTGCGCCGCGCCATAGAGGCGAACGAAGCGCTGTCCGTATGGCTGAAGCGGGGCCATACGCTGGAGGAAATATATACGTCGCCCGACTTGCTGGAGGCCGTCTATCACGCGATGTCACGATTCGAACGGCGGGTGCTGGAAGCCATCGTCAAACGAATCGGCAGCGACCCTTTCACTTGGAGCGAGCTGGAAAAATGCTGCGCTCCCGCGCTGACCGGAGCGCAGGCGAAGGTCGGTTTTGTGCTGCTGCTGCGCAAAGGGCTCGTAGCCGGCATGCTCAAATCATGGGGGGAGCACGTCTACGCGCTGCCGGAAGATACGATGGGGTTATGTCAGCAGCTGCTGCTCGGCCCGTCCGAATCATCAGGCGGTGCGCTCGCGCAGGCGGCCGCTCCGCGTCCGGGGATCGGCCATGCGCTCTTTTCGCTGCTCGTTTATATAGCCAAACACGAAGTGACATTAACTCAAAAAGGTATGATCCATAAGAAGCATCTGCAAAAGCTCGGCGAGCGGCTTCGATTGTCGGATGACGGATTGGGCGAGGCCGGTTTTGCTTATACGTTTGCGGACCAGTATGCCCCGTCGCTCGCTCTCGTACTGGACGCCGCTCTGCGTTTCGGATTGATAGAAGCTGTGGATGGCCGTTACAGCCTATGCCCGGATCAGGTCAAGAGGTGGATCGGCTTATCCGCGGCTGAGCAAAACGGGCGGCTTTACCGGTGGTGGAAACCGGTAACGTCGAGGGGGACCGTGTTGTTCAGCCATTTTATTTTTGCCTTGGAGCAAAAAAAGGAACGGGAGAAGCTGTCGCTGGATGAAATCAAACGGTGGATGGTGCATCGCGATATTGAAAAAGATGAAGGCAAGGTGGCGGACGCCTGGAATGAATGGATGCGCGTTTGGGTCCGCCCGTGTGTCAGCTTAGGCTTTCTCGAAGTAACGGATGAGGGCGAAGTATATTGGCCGACTAAGCCGATAGCGGGTGATGACAAACATCCGGGGAGCGTCGGTCGCTATGGTTTGCCGGAGTTTTCCGATACCGGTAAGCCGTCCGCTCATAATCCGACGCTGTACGTGCAGCCCGATTTCGAAATCGTCGCCCCGCCGGCGGAAACATATGCGGTACGTTGGGAGCTCGAATGCATCGGGGAGCTGCAGACGGACGACCATGCCGCGGTGTATAAACTAACGAAAGAAAGCATCATTTACGCCCTGGAACAAGGGCGGACGGCTCGGGACATCATCGAATTTTTAACTGCCGAAGCGATGTATGGCGTACCCGATAACGTTCGCCTCGCGCTCGAAGAGTGGGGAAGCGAATACGGCAAGGTGCGGCTGGAGCAGGTCACTTTGCTGCGCTGCCGGGACGAGGCGACGGCCGGCGAACTGGAAACGCATCCGCATTCGGCGCGTTTTGTGCTGGAGAAAATTTCTCCTCGTGATTTTCTGGTATCGGCGGACAATCCGGACGGGCTGCACAAATGGCTGAAGGATGCAGGTTACTTGCCGGCCAAGACGGTGAAAGGACCGGGGCAGCCCGAGCGCCGCGAGGAAGCGGCGAACGAGGGAAGCGGCCGATCCGACGCCCCCCGGGACAGCCGCGGCCGTCAAGGCTTGCTGCTGCACAGCGATCCGGCCGCATATTTCAAGCCGGCCCCCCAGCTTCCGGACATCCGCGATTTGTACCCGAGCTTCCAGGACATTCCGGTCATGTGGTGGAAAGATTACCGCTCGTATCATCCGACGACCAGAAAGGAGCTCGTCCAGAAAGCGATAGAGTGGAAAACGGCGCTGCAGCTGCGAAGGGAAAACGGCGACACGCTGCTGATCCCGCGCCATATCCAGGAAACGAGAGGCACGTGGTTGTTGTACGGGACCGTCGGCGGCGACGGAAGCGATGCGCCGGAAGGCCGGGAGCTGACGCTTGCACCAGAGCAGTGGGACGAGATGAAACTGATCGTCCCTGGCATAAATGATAAATAA
- a CDS encoding DNA repair helicase XPB produces MSYNPEKPLIVQSDFSILLETRHPKFDETRGMLARFADLVKSPEHLHTYRMSSISLWNAAASGMICEEILEFLDANAKFGVPAHIREEIRRFVDRYGVVRMESVGEDLVLVSDDLDVIKEMVRYKSLKSYGLCQVDDKTLRFSPVYRGILKQELIKLGLPVEDVAGYHPGEQLPINLKEETDAGKPFRLRDYQRSAVESFYKEGSYHGGSGVLVLPCGAGKTVIGIAAMGKLNCATLILTTNMTSVRQWKKEILEKTDVTEDMVGEYCGDKREVRPITIATYQILTYRKSSDDEFVHMDLFRKRDWGLIVYDEVHLLPAPVFRVTAGIQATRRLGLTATLVREDGREEDVFSLVGPKRYEMPWKELETKGWIAAVECVEIRVPMDETLRKAYVHAEAKQKMRIASENPAKLEIVKKLLNKHPQEQTIIIGQYLDQLKLISAEIGAPLICGEIPHEEREQLYARYRSGELQTLVVSKVANFAVDLPDASLAIQVSGSYGSRQEEAQRLGRILRPKADRNEAFFYTVVSGDTKEEQFAMNRQLFLVEQGYKYRVEKVELNLGKEELSV; encoded by the coding sequence ATGTCTTACAACCCGGAGAAGCCGCTGATTGTGCAGAGCGATTTTTCGATATTGCTGGAAACGCGGCATCCCAAGTTTGATGAAACCCGCGGCATGCTGGCCCGGTTCGCCGATCTGGTCAAGTCGCCGGAGCATTTGCACACGTACCGGATGTCATCGATCTCGCTGTGGAATGCCGCGGCGTCGGGGATGATCTGCGAAGAAATTCTCGAATTTCTCGATGCGAACGCGAAGTTCGGTGTGCCCGCCCACATCCGGGAAGAGATCCGGCGATTTGTCGACCGTTACGGAGTGGTGCGCATGGAAAGCGTCGGCGAAGATTTGGTGCTCGTATCCGACGATCTAGACGTCATCAAGGAGATGGTTCGCTACAAATCGTTAAAATCTTACGGATTGTGCCAGGTGGACGACAAAACGCTGCGGTTCTCACCCGTTTATCGGGGTATTCTCAAGCAGGAGCTGATCAAGCTCGGGCTTCCGGTGGAGGATGTGGCCGGATACCATCCGGGCGAGCAGCTGCCGATCAACCTGAAGGAGGAGACCGATGCTGGCAAGCCTTTCCGGCTTCGAGATTACCAACGTTCGGCGGTCGAATCGTTTTACAAGGAAGGCAGCTATCACGGGGGCAGCGGCGTGCTTGTATTGCCCTGCGGCGCAGGGAAAACGGTTATCGGCATAGCCGCGATGGGCAAGCTGAACTGTGCGACGCTCATTTTGACAACCAATATGACAAGCGTACGGCAGTGGAAAAAAGAGATTTTGGAAAAAACCGACGTCACGGAGGATATGGTCGGGGAATACTGCGGCGACAAGCGGGAGGTCCGGCCGATCACGATCGCCACGTATCAAATTTTGACGTATCGCAAATCTTCGGATGACGAATTTGTTCATATGGATCTGTTCCGCAAAAGGGATTGGGGGCTTATCGTATACGACGAGGTGCATTTGCTTCCCGCCCCCGTATTTCGCGTTACCGCAGGCATTCAGGCGACACGCCGGCTCGGGCTCACGGCGACGCTCGTCCGCGAAGACGGGCGCGAGGAGGATGTCTTTTCACTCGTCGGGCCCAAACGTTACGAAATGCCGTGGAAGGAGCTGGAGACGAAAGGCTGGATCGCGGCGGTCGAATGCGTGGAAATCCGCGTGCCGATGGATGAAACGCTGCGCAAAGCTTATGTCCATGCCGAGGCAAAACAGAAGATGCGCATCGCCTCGGAAAACCCGGCCAAGTTGGAGATCGTGAAAAAGCTGCTGAACAAGCATCCGCAGGAGCAAACGATCATCATCGGCCAATATTTGGATCAGCTTAAGCTCATTTCGGCCGAGATCGGCGCTCCGCTCATTTGCGGTGAAATCCCGCATGAGGAGCGGGAGCAGCTGTACGCCCGCTACCGCAGCGGAGAACTGCAAACCTTGGTCGTATCCAAGGTCGCGAATTTTGCCGTCGACCTGCCGGACGCGAGCCTGGCCATCCAGGTATCGGGCAGCTACGGTTCGCGCCAGGAGGAGGCGCAGCGGCTCGGCAGAATATTGCGGCCGAAGGCCGATCGCAATGAAGCTTTCTTCTATACGGTCGTTTCCGGCGATACGAAGGAGGAGCAGTTTGCAATGAACCGGCAGCTGTTCCTGGTCGAGCAGGGGTACAAGTACCGGGTGGAAAAGGTCGAATTGAACCTTGGGAAGGAGGAGCTTTCGGTATGA
- a CDS encoding YlbF family regulator: MAVMEAATLDMSAVLLQAYEVADMINRSAEVADYLYWKQKVESDPEVQSLVKLFAKKKELFEETQRFGHYHPNYHEALEQVKAVQDELDRIEAVNRFKQAEEALDDLLYTISGMIAGSVSDSIKVPSNKLITGGGCSSGGSCSGNCG; encoded by the coding sequence GTGGCAGTGATGGAAGCAGCCACTTTGGACATGTCTGCCGTATTGCTGCAGGCCTACGAAGTGGCGGATATGATCAATCGTTCCGCCGAAGTTGCGGATTATTTATACTGGAAGCAAAAGGTCGAAAGCGATCCGGAAGTGCAATCTCTGGTCAAGCTGTTCGCCAAAAAGAAAGAGCTGTTCGAAGAAACGCAGCGGTTCGGGCATTACCACCCGAATTACCACGAGGCGCTGGAACAGGTAAAAGCCGTCCAGGATGAGCTTGACCGCATTGAGGCGGTAAACCGTTTCAAGCAAGCGGAGGAAGCTTTGGACGATCTGCTTTATACGATATCCGGCATGATCGCCGGTTCCGTATCCGATTCGATCAAGGTGCCGAGCAACAAGCTGATCACCGGCGGCGGCTGCAGCAGCGGAGGAAGCTGCAGCGGCAATTGCGGTTAA
- a CDS encoding Gfo/Idh/MocA family protein: MSQVRIGIIGIGNMGKGHTKYLMNNEVKGGVLTAICDTDASRLEWVKENYGDQIQLFDNLEKFWASRAFDAVLIATPHYDHPPLAIEGFQHGYHVLVEKPAGVYTKQVREMNEAAAKSDKVFGIMYNQRTNPLYQKLRDLISSGELGEIRRTNWIITNWYRSQSYYDSGGWRATWAGEGGGVLINQDPHQLDLWQWTTGLMPKRVRAFCHFGKWRNIEVEDDVTAYVEYENGATGVFITTTGEAPGTNRFEVSGDRGKITIEEGQMTFYRLRVPESEFNATYKGGFGSPECWKCEIPIAKSEGSQHLGITQNFVDAILKGAKLLAPGEEGIKGLTISNAIHLSTWIDNWVDLPINEDLYYEKLQERIKNSTFQKEVKKVDMDVAGTH; encoded by the coding sequence ATGAGCCAGGTAAGAATCGGTATTATCGGTATCGGCAACATGGGCAAAGGCCATACGAAGTATTTGATGAACAATGAAGTTAAAGGCGGCGTGTTGACGGCGATTTGCGACACAGACGCTTCCCGTTTGGAGTGGGTTAAGGAAAATTACGGCGATCAAATTCAGCTTTTCGATAATCTGGAAAAGTTTTGGGCGTCGCGCGCGTTTGATGCCGTTCTTATCGCAACTCCGCACTACGATCATCCTCCGCTTGCGATCGAAGGTTTCCAGCATGGCTATCATGTGCTTGTGGAAAAACCGGCCGGGGTTTACACGAAGCAGGTGCGCGAAATGAACGAAGCGGCCGCCAAGTCGGATAAAGTGTTCGGCATCATGTATAACCAGCGCACAAATCCGCTGTATCAGAAGCTGCGCGATCTGATTTCCTCCGGCGAGCTCGGGGAAATTCGCCGCACGAACTGGATCATTACGAACTGGTATCGCTCGCAAAGCTACTACGATTCCGGCGGCTGGCGCGCAACGTGGGCTGGAGAAGGCGGCGGCGTGCTGATCAACCAGGACCCGCATCAGCTCGACTTGTGGCAGTGGACGACCGGTCTTATGCCGAAGCGTGTCCGGGCGTTCTGCCATTTCGGCAAATGGCGCAACATCGAGGTGGAAGACGACGTGACCGCTTATGTCGAATACGAAAACGGCGCCACGGGCGTGTTCATCACGACAACCGGCGAAGCTCCGGGAACGAACCGCTTCGAGGTGTCGGGAGACCGCGGCAAAATTACGATCGAAGAAGGCCAAATGACGTTTTACCGTCTGCGCGTGCCGGAATCCGAGTTCAACGCGACTTACAAAGGCGGCTTCGGATCTCCGGAATGCTGGAAATGTGAAATTCCGATTGCCAAATCGGAAGGGTCCCAGCATCTCGGCATTACGCAAAACTTCGTCGACGCGATCCTGAAAGGCGCCAAGCTGCTCGCTCCGGGAGAAGAAGGCATCAAGGGGCTGACGATCTCCAACGCAATTCATCTGTCCACATGGATTGACAACTGGGTCGACCTGCCGATCAACGAAGACCTGTACTACGAAAAGCTGCAGGAGCGCATCAAAAATTCGACCTTCCAAAAAGAAGTGAAAAAAGTAGACATGGATGTCGCAGGTACTCACTAA
- a CDS encoding IS110 family transposase, with protein MDAIRTCCAGLDVHQANVVVCLLKGPLHQKPTKVIREFSTVLSGLLELADWLTEEGCTEIAMESTGIFWQPVYNVLEASCTITLANAAHIKAIKGRKTDMKDAQWIAELHRCDLIRGSFVPPVEIRELRDLTRYRKKLVGHATAERNRILKVLEMANIKLSTFMSDVFGVSGRLMLQALVNGEVIEPAQIADLAKASLRSKIPQLVSALNGRVTKHHRSMIARSLKHLEFLEQSIAELEADMEVYFAPYQRQLELLDSIPGVGEHTAKIILAELGTDMSVFPTEMHLSSWAGLSPGNNESAGKKKVLP; from the coding sequence TTGGATGCGATTCGTACTTGCTGCGCCGGCCTCGATGTTCATCAGGCCAACGTTGTTGTTTGCTTGTTAAAAGGCCCTCTTCATCAAAAGCCGACGAAAGTGATTCGGGAGTTTTCTACGGTACTCTCCGGCCTGCTCGAACTAGCCGACTGGCTCACTGAAGAAGGATGCACAGAGATCGCCATGGAAAGCACCGGCATCTTCTGGCAACCTGTTTACAATGTACTTGAAGCTTCTTGCACCATCACTCTGGCCAACGCTGCCCATATTAAAGCCATCAAAGGCCGTAAAACCGATATGAAAGATGCCCAATGGATCGCAGAACTTCATCGGTGCGATTTAATCCGCGGCAGCTTTGTGCCTCCTGTGGAAATCCGCGAATTGCGAGATTTGACGAGATACCGCAAAAAACTCGTTGGGCACGCTACCGCCGAAAGAAACCGCATCTTGAAGGTTCTCGAGATGGCTAACATTAAGCTCTCCACCTTTATGAGCGATGTTTTTGGCGTTTCCGGCCGTCTCATGCTTCAAGCTCTTGTGAATGGCGAAGTTATTGAACCCGCGCAAATCGCCGATCTTGCCAAAGCCTCTCTGCGCTCCAAGATTCCGCAACTCGTTTCTGCTCTCAATGGTCGCGTCACCAAACACCATCGTTCCATGATCGCTAGATCGCTCAAACATCTCGAATTTCTCGAACAATCCATCGCTGAGTTAGAGGCCGACATGGAAGTATACTTCGCACCGTATCAGCGGCAATTAGAGCTATTGGATAGTATTCCTGGTGTTGGCGAGCATACCGCCAAGATCATCTTGGCTGAACTGGGAACGGATATGTCTGTATTTCCCACGGAGATGCACCTATCTTCTTGGGCAGGGCTTAGTCCGGGCAATAATGAGAGTGCCGGTAAAAAAAAAGTACTACCATAA
- a CDS encoding CBS domain-containing protein, translating to MSKMLKEIMTTDCATVTLKDNVYEIAVKMKQEDTGFIPVVDDNNKLIGCVTDRDLVLRGYAEKREGSASVEQVMSHETVCASPETTVDEAAKMMAQHQIRRLPVCENGKLVGVVSIGDLAVRNIFEDEAGEALSKISEQDKSDKQAVTMK from the coding sequence ATGTCCAAAATGTTAAAGGAAATCATGACGACGGACTGCGCCACAGTAACGCTCAAGGATAACGTATACGAAATTGCCGTAAAGATGAAGCAGGAAGACACCGGCTTTATACCTGTCGTCGACGACAACAACAAATTGATCGGCTGTGTCACGGACCGTGACCTTGTACTGCGCGGTTACGCCGAGAAAAGGGAAGGTTCCGCTTCGGTAGAGCAGGTGATGAGCCACGAAACGGTTTGCGCCTCTCCGGAAACGACGGTGGACGAAGCCGCTAAAATGATGGCCCAGCACCAAATCCGTCGTCTGCCGGTTTGCGAAAACGGAAAACTCGTCGGCGTCGTGTCGATCGGCGATTTGGCCGTTCGCAACATTTTCGAAGACGAAGCCGGTGAAGCGCTCAGCAAAATTTCCGAGCAGGACAAAAGCGACAAGCAAGCCGTTACCATGAAATAA
- a CDS encoding thermonuclease family protein, with amino-acid sequence MKKWIFCLALLWLVGCSAGSGAAGDAFVSEILKVYPELKNHKYTTAEVKRVVDGDTFETKNGEKVRLIGVNTPETVKPNSPVEKFGKEASDFTKKQLTGKTVYMFKDTGDTDKYGRLLRYVFLQGETTMFNEVLVREGYANTMSVPPNVMFQDKFVKLEREARSGKKGLWGATP; translated from the coding sequence ATGAAAAAATGGATTTTTTGCTTGGCGCTGTTATGGCTCGTCGGTTGTTCGGCCGGTTCGGGCGCGGCGGGAGACGCTTTCGTCTCGGAAATACTTAAGGTTTACCCCGAGTTAAAAAACCACAAGTATACGACTGCGGAAGTCAAGCGAGTGGTGGACGGTGATACGTTTGAGACCAAAAACGGGGAAAAGGTGAGGTTGATCGGAGTGAACACACCGGAAACGGTAAAGCCGAACAGCCCTGTCGAAAAATTCGGCAAAGAAGCGAGTGACTTCACCAAGAAGCAGTTGACCGGCAAAACCGTCTATATGTTCAAGGATACGGGCGATACGGATAAATACGGCAGATTGCTGCGTTACGTGTTCCTCCAAGGAGAAACGACGATGTTTAACGAAGTGCTGGTCAGGGAAGGCTACGCGAATACGATGTCCGTTCCGCCGAACGTGATGTTTCAGGACAAATTCGTCAAGCTCGAGCGCGAGGCGCGAAGCGGCAAAAAAGGGCTTTGGGGGGCTACACCGTAG
- a CDS encoding M20 metallopeptidase family protein, whose amino-acid sequence MDELVQAIQKNFPQMVEWRRYLHEHPELSFQEAETAGFIAARLGQWGIDVKTGIGGHGVVGFLQGGRPGPTVALRADIDALPIQDEKSCEYASKNPGVMHACGHDAHTSTLLGVARTLSQIREQIPGNVVFLFQPAEEVSPGGALPMIRDGALDGVDAVYGVHLWTPFPVGTAATRPGPFMAAADEFVIDIKGKGGHGGLPHQTIDSIVIASHLVVNLQTIVSRTADPTEACVVSVGSFHGGTSFNVIAETTRLIGTVRTFNPDLREAVKERMERIVASTCSMFGASYELDYKYGYPPLINHDAEARRFFKVGTQLLGKDAISESPLIMAGEDFSYYLQHKPGCFMFVGAGNAGKQAEYPHHHPRFDIDEEAMSHAAKLLIGMALDYMNESDMC is encoded by the coding sequence ATGGACGAACTCGTTCAAGCGATACAAAAAAATTTTCCGCAAATGGTGGAATGGCGCCGGTATTTGCACGAGCATCCCGAGCTTTCGTTTCAGGAAGCGGAGACGGCCGGGTTTATCGCAGCCAGGCTTGGGCAATGGGGAATCGATGTGAAAACAGGGATAGGCGGCCACGGCGTCGTCGGCTTCCTTCAGGGGGGCAGGCCCGGTCCGACCGTAGCTTTGCGAGCCGACATTGACGCGCTGCCGATTCAGGATGAAAAGTCGTGCGAATACGCCTCGAAAAATCCGGGGGTTATGCATGCCTGCGGTCATGACGCGCATACGTCAACACTGCTCGGAGTAGCCCGGACATTGTCGCAGATCAGGGAGCAAATCCCGGGCAACGTGGTGTTTTTGTTCCAACCTGCCGAAGAGGTCAGTCCCGGAGGTGCGCTTCCGATGATTCGCGACGGGGCGCTGGACGGTGTCGACGCCGTTTACGGCGTTCATCTGTGGACCCCGTTTCCCGTCGGAACCGCAGCGACGAGGCCGGGACCGTTTATGGCCGCGGCGGATGAGTTCGTGATCGATATTAAAGGAAAGGGAGGCCACGGCGGTTTGCCGCATCAAACGATCGACAGCATCGTCATCGCCTCCCATCTTGTCGTAAACCTGCAGACGATCGTCAGCCGTACGGCAGATCCTACCGAGGCTTGCGTTGTATCGGTCGGATCGTTTCACGGGGGGACCAGCTTTAACGTCATCGCCGAAACGACAAGGCTGATCGGCACGGTCAGGACGTTTAACCCCGATCTTAGAGAAGCTGTCAAGGAACGGATGGAGCGGATCGTAGCGTCAACATGTTCGATGTTCGGCGCCTCTTATGAGCTCGACTATAAGTACGGGTATCCGCCGCTCATCAACCACGACGCGGAGGCGCGCCGCTTTTTCAAGGTCGGAACGCAGCTGCTCGGCAAGGACGCCATCTCGGAAAGCCCGCTGATTATGGCCGGAGAAGATTTTTCTTATTATTTGCAGCATAAACCCGGGTGCTTTATGTTCGTAGGTGCGGGGAACGCCGGCAAGCAAGCGGAATACCCGCATCACCATCCGCGCTTCGATATCGATGAGGAAGCGATGAGCCATGCGGCCAAGCTGCTGATCGGCATGGCGCTTGATTATATGAACGAATCCGATATGTGCTAA
- a CDS encoding AraC family transcriptional regulator, whose amino-acid sequence MELATLPTNPFHMSYSNRKPIQGVFHSHNVYEIYYFHGGRCNYLIGDKIYVLSPGDLIIMNGMTLHCANVDTETEYHRSIIHFDPAYVQPFLEMSHTVNILKPFQDLRNYRIQLRGEDKTELEEILARMDRWNPPKETIEFNRFRLAFIDLLYFIYQYCQKPLEERPEFPSDKEKHVQNIISFVESHYNEDLHMEQLERHMHLSKYYLSKIFKDVTGVTIFDYLYQLRINQAKILFLMNKEMSVTEACYQVGFKHLAHFSRMFKAQVGCTPEQFRKQMKKQQ is encoded by the coding sequence ATGGAACTCGCAACGCTTCCGACCAATCCGTTTCATATGTCGTACAGCAACCGCAAACCGATTCAAGGCGTATTTCATTCTCATAACGTTTATGAGATTTATTATTTTCATGGCGGCAGATGCAACTATTTGATCGGTGATAAAATTTACGTTCTTTCACCGGGCGACTTGATCATCATGAACGGCATGACGCTGCATTGCGCGAATGTCGACACGGAAACCGAATATCACCGATCGATCATTCATTTTGATCCGGCTTACGTGCAGCCGTTTTTGGAAATGTCCCACACCGTAAACATTTTAAAACCTTTTCAGGATTTGCGGAATTACCGCATTCAGCTGAGGGGTGAAGATAAAACGGAGCTGGAAGAGATACTTGCGCGAATGGACCGGTGGAATCCGCCGAAGGAGACGATCGAATTTAATCGTTTTCGGCTCGCTTTCATCGATTTGCTTTATTTCATCTATCAATACTGCCAAAAGCCTTTGGAAGAACGGCCGGAATTTCCGTCCGACAAAGAAAAACACGTGCAAAATATCATTTCTTTTGTCGAAAGCCACTATAATGAAGATTTGCACATGGAGCAACTCGAGCGGCATATGCACTTAAGCAAATATTATTTGTCGAAAATTTTCAAGGATGTAACAGGCGTAACGATTTTCGATTACCTGTATCAGCTGCGGATCAACCAAGCGAAAATCTTGTTTTTAATGAACAAGGAGATGTCCGTAACGGAGGCGTGTTACCAGGTCGGATTCAAGCATTTGGCCCACTTCAGCCGTATGTTCAAAGCTCAGGTTGGGTGTACGCCCGAGCAGTTTCGCAAACAAATGAAAAAACAACAATGA